CAAAAGCCAGGAGAAGCTCCACAGCCACAGCAGGCTGTCTATATTTTAATCCCAGACATCCATGACATGGATATTAAGCAAATGGGACTCATAAGCCCTTCCTCCCAACACTGTGCTGAAGGCTTTAGTGCCCCTGCATCCTTCCCCTTGCTGCTGGATGCTACTCCATTGCCCTCCCAGTGGTTATTGCTCCCTTGTGACTCACTCACTATCCATCTGTGCAAGTGTACCATAACTTGCTTCAGCGTAAAATAAGTTAGTGAAGACGTAACATTGAATTCAGCTAAAGTGGGGTAGAAGAGTGCTGGCAGCAGACaggagacaggaaggtgaatgAGAACGTCGTCAGGATGAGAAGTTAGCCAGGCCAAGGTACTATGAAGTAAATCCTGGAGATTTTCCTTATCAAATCACCAGTGCTAACCCACCAAGACCTCTGTGTTtccaaaagttgtttttttccatgcCTTGCATGATGGGAGGTGAgtgttttctctccattttcctgTTGACAGCTATTGCCATTGCAAGTTCACCGCCTCCGTCAGCCTGAAGGAGCTGAATGAGCACTGCACGCTCATGGGACTGCCCATATAGTCAGCTCAGTTCTAGAGGGATATAAATCCAGAATAACTCAAGTGGTGAGCAGAGATGTTTTGAACTTGCTTCACTGTAGATAAATAAAAAGTCATGGCTGTCTCAGGTTTTAcatgtttcttgttttctgtttaaatgcaaTCATTGTTTACAGATTTTTGCAGTGAACCCATATGATCATCTGGACAGTTGTCCTCCTTTACACATCACCATTGCCCGATTGAACAAGCTCCAACACATGTGCTAGAAATGAAGACTCCCCCATGCTATTGCTGAGGTCTGTCAAAAGAACGGTTTAATAGAAACTGTATTtctataataaaaacaaatagactttaaggaaggcaagagaccggcatggctgagtcaagacctgctggtcaaactaaagggcaagaaggaaatgcacaggcagcggaagcagggacaggtatcctgggaagagtatagggatgctgactggttgtgtagggatggggtcaggaaggccaaggcgcagctggagctgaacttggcaagggctgcaaagaataataagaagggcttcgagaggtatgtcagccagaaaaggaaggtcaaagaaagcatacccccctGATAAGCAAGACcagcaaactggtaacaacggctgaggagaaggctgagggactcaacaacttctttggcttagtcttcactggcaacctgtCTCCGcgcacctctcaagtggatggaccgcaagatgGGGACTGGAGtaacaaagtccctcccactgtaagagaagatcaggctCATGGctacctgaggaacctgaacatacataagtctatagGACCTGATTGAGATGCATCCAattcctgagggaattggctgatatcattgccaagccactctccatgatatttgaaaagtcatggcagtcaggtgaagtccctggtgactggaagaagggaaatattgcacccatctttaaaaaaggtagaaaggatgaccctggcagctaccgacctgtcagcctcacctctgtgcctgggaagatcatggaacagatcctcctggaagctatgctaaggtacatggaggacagggaggtgattcgagacagctggcatggcttcaccaagggcaagtcctgcctgaccaatcTTGTGGACTTCTATGATGGACTGACATCAGTGGGCAAGgcaagagctacggatgtcatctatctggacttctgtaaggcctttgacatggtcccccacaacacccttctctctaaattggagagatacggatttgatgggtggactgttcagtggactGTCCAGAGGGGTAGAGGTCAACAGCTCAatgatggagatcagtgacaagtggtgtccctcaggggtccgtattgggaccagtactgtttaataccttcatcaatgacatagacagtgggatcaagtgcaccctcagcaagcttgcagatgacacaaagctgagtgctgcagttgacacgcctgagggacaggacaCCATCCAGAgcgacctggacaagctcaagaagtgggcccatgtgaacctcatgaggttcaacaaggccaagtgcaaggtcccgcacctgggtcagggcaacccctgatATCAAttcaggctgggggatgaagggattgagagcagccctgtggagaaggacttgggggtaccagtggatgaaaagctggacatgagccggcaatgtgcgctcacagcccagaaagccaaccgtatcctgggctgcatcaaaagaaacgtggccagcaggtcgagggaggtgattctgcccctctactctgctctggtgagacccaacctggagtactgcgtccagctctggagccctcagtacagggaagacatggagctgttggagcaggtctagaggagggccacaaataCGATCAGAGGGACGGAACACCTTTCccatgaagaaaagctgagagagttggggttgttcagcctggagaagaggaagctccgggaagaccttattgcagcctttgaatacttaaagggggcttataagaaagatggggacaaacattttagcagggtttgttgcaataggacaaggggtaatggttttaaactaaaagaggatagatttagactagatataaaaaagaaatgtcttatgatgagggtggtgaaacagtggaacaggctgcccagagaaatggtagatgccccgtccctggaaacattcaaggtcaggttggatgggactctgagcaacctgatctagttgaagatgtccctgctcattgcagggcggttggcctagatgacctttaaaggtcccttccaacccaaattattctatgtttctatgattctatgattaaacaGTTCAGCTGAAATTCATAGAGAAGCAGAACCTCACTGACTGGCTTTTCTAGCtgagcagcaaagaaaaagcatatgtCTAATAGCATTCAAGACCACAAGTAAAAGAATGGATTGCGATAATCtgatttcaaagaagaaaatgtggacCAGGTGGTCAGCCATTGCTAGACATTCAGTTGACCTTGTCTGTCTCACAGgttttgcatatatttgcatattaataCCCATATTATAACCACATCCTCTCATTTATTTAGTCTCCCCTCTATAGTAACTGatatttttccttgcagtggTGTTCTTGATATGAAAGAATGATgatttttcagcagtttcagcCTGTGGTCTGGGGCTGGCAGCTTAATCAGGAAATGTGATGTTGTTCCAGAGCCAACGGACCACACTGGGAAGAGTGCAAGGATTTCTCAGACTATTTCTCAAAACCTTCTGCCTTGTCACAGAGGTTTTGATACCATGTCAATATGGTTGGGCTATGGGTAAATGTGTGACAATGCTGGATCAAGATGAGGGTAAAGTCCTACAGTATCTTTGCAGAAATCAAACCAACTGATCACTTGGAGAAATTTTCTAATGTCAAAGATAGGCTGAGATTACCCATTGGAAGGAAGAAACAAGCCTGGCCAACATAGCCCATCCTATGGAAAGACTAACCAGACAGGCTCTCCAGCAGGGAGTCAGATTCAGAGACAATAGCAGGACTCAACGAAAGCTAAAGAAAAGTGAGCACGAACGTGTCACATGTAGGTAAACCCCAGGTGATACTCCACTGTCCCCCACAGGAGCTGGGTATGGACTGTGAGTCAAAAGACAAGAGAAATCCATGTGCCCTAGAAATACTAACTGCAGTAATCAAGAGTCTGATGACACTGGCAAGGGATGGACAGCCAGCAGGGAGTGAGATGTGGTATCATCTTGGGCATAGTCCAGGCCCCAGTGAATGCAGGGAGGTTTTGCCATGAATTTCATCAGTGTTGGGTTTACTCCCAAGAATTGTCTTTTCCCATATTCTTATTAACTTACTCAGCAGTCTGCTCAAAACCACACAAGGCTGTTttctgcaccaaaaaaaaagtgttatggGTGATGAAATGGTAAAATAAACATTAGTTGTCTTGGCTTTCCTTCATAATACATATTCTACttcaacttaaaaattaaattgagcCTCTTGGTGTGACTGTTCAAGCATCTTGCCCAGCCATCTGTCTCCCAGCTGTGCAGTGTGCTACTCGGACCTCACTGCCAATGTAAGCACTTGAATAATCCAAGCCAGGTGATTAGCATAGAGACGCTTTTAAATTGTATTATTGTATCAGTATTTGTTTAATGTATATGATGCTTAATTTATTCATTTCAGCGCTGTATATTTGCAGGTTCCATGTCTTTGTTTAATAGATGAGTTATATATCGCTTACTACATAAATAGCTTTGAAGCAGAGAGCCTCACAATGTGTGAGTGACAGAGACAGGAATAAAATGTAAAGGCGCTCATTTACAATCATGAATTCATCCTCCAGCACATGCTGCTTTTATTGTATTATAGAGCTAATATTTTCTCCTTCTAACCTTCTATACTTACCCCTTCTTTACAGTACTCATAATCCCCTAGgatactttattatttttagattacAAGATGTTTGAAAAGTTTTAACCTGTACTTTGTCATTGACTGGGTAGTAAGCAATGCTAAAACCATAAAAGAAAGGCCATCTACCTGTTCTACGTGAGTTCTTTCAGAAGGTTTTAGGTAAAAATTTTGCTTGATTGGAGGGGATCTGAAAAACAGAGGACAAGGACTTACTGTGAAACCACCAAAACCTACACGATTTTGTTCTGCTGTACAATGTGAaatcttttcctgtttgtatATTTTGCAGTGCTTGCTTCAAATTCTTTGTcctctttagaaaaataaaataatgaacagaTTATAGTGCTCcatttcaaggaagaaaacaacacagaaaagccaACTGGAACACCGGATTATATAAATAAAGGCAATTTTTACTGACAGTGTTCTgatccaaatatttatttatttcctaacTCATACAAAATTGATGCCTGTGGAGGTATTGGGTTAAAAGGGTTGGAAAATGAACTCTTCTAGTTATCCACAGAGAACATATAGTACCAATGAAGCAATGAAAACTTCTTTGATTTGAATAAGaaatatattacatataattTACAGAAATGAGATCTAGTGTCATATAGAAAATGACGTTTTAGAGCAATGGTATCAGGAAGGAGACTGATATTTGTCTCTGCTGTGCCTGGAATGGGCTGCCCTTCACCCAGGTCCATCCTGTGGATGGGGAGGCTTCACTTCCACAGCTCCAAACGGTAAAGCTACCTATTACCATTGCCAGGCATTTCACCTGCTTGCTTGTCACACAGTCACCTCTCTCCTCAAGGCTCATACACCATCCAGCTTTTGCAAGTTTGTAACACACTTCCTACACTATTGAGTTTGGCTGGATTCAGACCAGAGATCTACATGTAAAAGACTAAAAACAGAAGGAGGCTCTGTTCTACTATAAATTTATTTAGCAATCAGATGGAAAACTtggcttcagggaaaaaaagagttagataccagaaagagatgagaaagtcAGACCTGGGTAAAAGTAGTtctaatttttaacataaatggAAGTATTATTAAAGGTTTGTATATGAGTCATGCCAACTTCTATGTAGAtgagaaatgtaatgaaatggtATCTAAGTCATTATAAATTTTGCTATTtacacaaaagaggaaaaagaatgtttcctacttcatttttgtttcccttcttatCTTGCATACTTATTAAAATGTAGGGTTTCAAGTACCCATAGAAAAATACAAACGTGCAGAGAGAATGaccactagaaagaaaaaaagcaaccaagTCCTGTAACtggatttaaaataattcagtccTATCTAAAGAGTCAAATCATgttctttttcctccctacatAAAAGTTGCACTCATATTCAtaatagaagaagaaaagcacAGTTGCTTCATAACACTGGACATAGCTTTCCAGAAACAAGATAGCAGCTACTCAGAAATGCTATGGAAAACATTAATCACATAGTAACTTGCTATTTACATTAAAGATAGtagcctttaaaattaattaaaaataaaagccaaaaaaacccactttttagTCGTAGGGCAGTTTTGTCTACAATGTGGAGtctctgttctttgctttttgtccAGCATTTCTTTTGAGATATATATCTATCGATACAGATATATGTCTGAGAGAGATGTATCAAAAGCTAAAACATGTCTGGATGGAGAGCCTGCAAATTTCATCTGAGACTACATTTGCAGTAGACAAACCCCCACAGAAGAAAATGCTGGAATAACATGTTTTAATGAAATGACATTCCCTGTCCATGATCCACATAGGATCCACGTAGAAACCTGAACACCTCAGTCCGTAGAAGCAGAACTGACAGCAGCAGCGCGGCTTCCCCGGTGCCACCAGGCTGAAGCATCCCAGCCCTCATGGGACGCAGTGGTTTCCATCCCCACAGAGGCTGCCAGGGTGGGTGCAGAGCAGGGTCCGTGGTGGTGATGTGGAGAGCTGTCACCCTCCATGTGAACTCCAGATGGGATCCAGTCCCTTGGCAGTCTGTGGAAGCCGCTCCTGTTGATACCAGCGGGAGCTGGAcgcagcccccgggcagcagcaggctCCGGGGATGGGAATGCAGTACGAGGCATCACCGACtctcccatccagccccagcgctgccatcGCTTCGCCCGGTGGGCTCTCAGTTCTCACTAGACCTACAAAACAAGTCACTGCTCTCATGCTTCTTCCGCAGGACAACGGCTGGACCGGACAGGAACTGTTGAGCACCACAGCACTTCTTATTCTTACACATGCAGGATGCTAGTGGGCAACCAGCCCCAATTTCTTATTCAGAAGCAGGAAAATCCAGCCGGAGGGTGTGCCCCTTAACAGAGGAAAGACTGTCTGTTCTTCCAGCAGGCAGCACTCAGCGGCCCGGTCTCCATCATAACTTGCTGAAACCAGTGCAAATTCACGGGAAAAAGAACGTCCGCATCGAGAGGGTATAAATCCTTCCTTACGTACGAGAATGGTACAAGCATTTACCCGGCATCTCTATCAAATATCGTAGAAAAGggtacacaaaaatatttaaatatagggATACAGATACATAGATATTACACTtgcataaaatatgtatattcaAAACCCTTTGGGCAGTTTCACAGTTAGCTGAAAATGTATGCTTTAGAAATATGAACAATTTCCTACACTTTCCTAgttgaagaaggaggggggaggggaaagaagcaTCAGCCTTATTAATACTGAATGCTAAGTGCAGAAGTTTAGCTGTAGCTGTAGGGTTTTGAAGCAATTGATTTGACAGAACCTCCAAGCataaactctgttttaaaaatccacatCTATTCCCTAGATTGCTTATtgtttcatgaaaatgaaaacctACGTGTCCTGCTTGTAGCAGCTAGATCTCCTGAGACCGTTCAATTAAACCTCATAAGCTTGCAGTACTTCAAGATAGGATTGTGTATTGGGAGTACACATTAACCTTATTGCAGTATTTCTGTGTAAGAATTTATAACTTCTCATATCTCGTATAATTTAACTTTAGAAATGCAAAACCTTAAATGACACCACAAGAAGCTCACAGTTCTGAGAAAATTAAAGTCAGTATGAAATTTTACTTATAGACCACATAATTTACATAGATTTACATAAATACAGaggtattaaaatattaaatcaaagcTAATTAACAGAGGATAGAGCTTTACATGGTAACATTTTAATTCTAGTTACATTTTTGCAACTACTTTTAGTGTCATGagattatataaataatatatatacctatatatccataatatatataaagatatatatatatctatctctccatccttctttttttcttcaaaaataggGCAATTTTATAACTGCAATGAGATGTGACAAGCAGTACACTTCTGGGGAATTATTGCATGCCTTGAGTGCATAAGGCAGAAGGAAGAGTATCTGACTTCAGACACTAAAGAAGTGGAATCATCAACCAGAAATGCACTGGAGTGATTTGGAACATCTTATTGCTTTTATAAAACTCGAAATTTTAcactgggtttggtttttttaaaggcacaaaaTAAAGGGGAAAGTAATATCTCTCTGTTTAGTGGAGATCAACTGTTTATTGAACACTCTTCGTTGTCCTAAATCTATTCCCTGTGGTGCAATACCGTGCTGCAGTTGCATAAGGAGGTTAAACACAAAAGTTCATGCATCCTTTAttaggggaaacaaaacaaagccaatttTCTTGCCCAGCAACAATGAAGTAGCCATTAGCATCCGATCATACCGGCTGGCGGCGAGAGTCAGCCATCGCTCCCATCAAACTGCAATGTGCAAAACACCATTCGGTCGCAGGTACGCTTGCCACACTAACCTCAGCTGGTGGAGCAGCTCCTAGAGCTGGATGATACAGTACTTGCCTAACACACTGGAGGCACGGATCCAAACTCAACAGCAATTTCCCGTCAGACCAGGCAAGACTGGAAAGAGGTAAAACTGGGTAACAGAGACACTGCCCTGAAACCTCTGCATTTGGGGGCTATTAGAGTATTATGGAGCACTTCTGCCACCCTCTTTCCCCATTTTAAATGGATTAACGGCATTCACTCCGGGCTCAGGGCCCCAGACCTCCCGGTGCGTGTGCCTGGGATTTTTCTAGCCTAACAGCCACCCTGGGAGGCAGAGTACAGCAGAGAGGGAGTAAGTggatacaaaatattaaaaactgtgGACTATTACTATCGCCTCAGATCACTTTGAATGCtgggatagaaagaaaaaagaagaagaaatccctCGGGAtcactttttctttgctttttagatGTTAATATGCACAGTAGAGGGCTGCCTCTGCTATGATACCACACAAGATGTTTCAAAGTTTGGGTATGGCACTCTGTTAAGGCACCTTCAAGTAATGGTCATTGATTTAATCGCTAAGCAAAGCCGCATTTTCTGTACCCGACGCTGCTTCCTCCAACACACACAGTACTAGCAGCCACTCACACCTGCCATCCACAGACAAAAAAACTCCGGGTGCTTGCTAGGGAGAAACTACACCGGCCACTTCGGAAATAAATATTTGCCAGGGTTTAGGAGCGGACATTTTGCACAACTGCGTGGTTTGTTCCCcgaaaggggaaaggggagaaaactaAGTGTTGTCTGTCCCTAACTGTCTACTAGATTAGGAgggttaaaaatatatatcagcCTAAAAAAGTAGAAGCCAGCTCTGTACTGCTGCAGGATTCCTCACTGGGAGGCAAAGCTGTAAACGCAGGCGTTCAGTGCGGGGTGCCTGGTGCAGAACTGGATTTGTTTCAGGACTGACAGGAGGTACAAGGACACCCTCCCCTGGGAGAGGATGGGCAAGTTACTGCACATCGCCTCGCCCTGCCACACGAAACGGTACTGGGTGTGCGTTTCAGGTTTCATGGCatcgggatggggacggggatggggatggggggggcatCTGAAGATGCGGGGAgctgaggggagaggaaagcTCGAGCATCGCTCTGTGCAGACAGCTCGCTCCATCCCCTGGACAAGGGTGGGATGCTCAATGCTGCAGCTGGGGGGCATGGGGCCGTGGGGCCGGAGGGCGCTTGCAGTAAAGCCCAACTAGGGGTGGCCATTTCTACACAAAACAATATCCAGCCctggaaaggagggagaggagtggGACAGGGGCATAGGTCCTAGCACAAAGGGAGAGACCAGGGTGGGCTGTCACCCTGCTCCAAGGGGACAGCCAgacctgcctctcctcccacaccACTCACCCACGCCCCAACCCACGCCATGCAATGGTGACACAGGGTGCAGCGGGAGTCCCAAGAGAGTGGGATCGTCCTAGTCCTCAGGGTAATGATGTCCAGGGAAAAGGGATCTCCCACCCCTGACCCTCTCCTCCAGGTGGATGACTTGATATTTGGTAGCTGTGTGCAGCTCCTTCTCCAGTAAAAAGACGCATCCTTTCCTCAGACAGTCAATGAGAAACGCAATGTGATCTGTCATGCGCTTGGATCGTGGGCTTGTTCGTTCATTTGAATTAgcactgttttcttcttcttcggGGACTAGAATAATCACTCAGGTATTTACAAACACCAACCAGCGCCTTCGCGAGGTCTCCCCCAAAACATCATGACAAAATCACCGTCTGCAAGAGCCCCGCACCAGCTGTGTCCAAACAAGCCCGTGCTTGCTGAGAGCTCGGGGCTGCCGAGGGAGAGAGGCGCTGGATCTCCGAGTCCTGGGGGGGTCTTCCCAGCCGGCTGTCTCTTCCTTGGGgtgcctctccctgcaccccTGTCCCAGGGTGCTGGCTGCCACTACTGCTGCTGTGGGTGCAGTGGTCCCGTTCATACTCCTCCTGAGCCTTTTGCATTTTCcgcttcttcatcttcctcttgtGGATGTGAAAGGTGGTGAGGGAGAGGAGGATCAGGCAGAAGATGAGGGTCACCAGAACAATTAAAACCAGGGTGGATGAGAAGGACTGGAAGAGTTGACCCACTTGCGTGATGCAGGTGCTGCTGGTGTTTAAGGTGGCAGACGTCCTGTTCAGAAGACAAGGTGGCAGGGACAGCCTCAACTCCTTGGAGAGCTTGGCACTCATTGAGGAGGCTTCGGAAGATGAGGATCTTCCTCCCCGCTCTGAAGACGCCTGAATTTCAATCGGTGCCGGGCTGCTGGCGGGCGCTCGCTGGAAATGCTCGGGACGCTGCCGGCTCAGCCTCACGCTCGCTCTaaagtgacagagcagcctgcaaAGGGAGCCGGACACATCAGCGCTCCGAGGCACCCACCCTGcgcggctcccccctccccaaaacaccgCGCCGGCGGCTGCGGCAGCCTCCTGCCTGCGCCCCGCCACGGCAGCGCTCCGCGCggccccggctccctgcccggggGCGGCAGAGGGCtggcgggacggggacggggacggggacggggacggggcgcTGCGCCGCCGCGCCGGCTCCGCAAATCACTCGGCGTCCGCGGCAacgcggcgcggccgcccgccccaACTAGTTGCCGCGGGCAGGGAGGGACGCAGCGGCGGCCCGGCTGCCAGACCCCCGCACcccggcgggggctggcggccgAAGCCGGGCGGGaccggccccgccgtgccggtGCGCGCCCCGGAGCCCCTTACCTGCGCCGGCGGAGGCAGCGAGGGAGCGCCCGGGCGCCGCgggcgctgggggctgcggcagcgcggAGTGAGCGCGCagagcggagccgccgccgcttCGGGAGCGCCGCCCGCAGCCTATAGCCGCCCCGGCCGGTGACGTcaggcagcgcggccgggcccgctcgccgccgccccgcacggccccgcggcggcggagggggcggcgggggcggccccgcccggggcTCGCAGGCACCGGCCCCCCCCGCGGCCTCGGcgccccccgcgctgccgccggcgcgggcggcccgCGCACCGCCCTGTCCCCACAGCCGCCCCACGCCCCCGGCCCTCCCCACGCCaccccccctgctccccacggCCCCAGACGCTGAGACCGGCCCCA
The genomic region above belongs to Mycteria americana isolate JAX WOST 10 ecotype Jacksonville Zoo and Gardens chromosome 1, USCA_MyAme_1.0, whole genome shotgun sequence and contains:
- the C1H11orf87 gene encoding uncharacterized protein C11orf87 homolog, with amino-acid sequence MSAKLSKELRLSLPPCLLNRTSATLNTSSTCITQVGQLFQSFSSTLVLIVLVTLIFCLILLSLTTFHIHKRKMKKRKMQKAQEEYERDHCTHSSSSGSQHPGTGVQGEAPQGRDSRLGRPPQDSEIQRLSPSAAPSSQQARACLDTAGAGLLQTVILS